One Vicinamibacterales bacterium genomic window, TCGCCAGGATGGCCATGTTGTTCGCTCTCGCTACCTATCCTGGAATCGGCAGTCCGGCTCGCAACTGGAGGACAATGGATGCGCCGTGCCGGTCCTGTTGATCTCCACCTACGACCTCGGCCACCAGCCGTTTGGCCTGGCCTCGCCGGCAGCGTGGTTGAGGCGGGCCGGGTTCGAGGTGACGTGCGTGGACCTGTCGCGCGACAAGCTCGCGGCCGACGCGGTCGCCGACGCCGGCCTCGCCGCGTTCTACCTGCCCATGCACACGGCCACGCGGCTGGCCATCCCGGTCATCGCGCGACTGCGCGCCCTGAATCCGGCGCTCACGATCGCCGCGTATGGCCTTTATGCTCCGCTGAACCAAGCGCTCTTGCGCGAGCATGGTGTGTCGATAGTGCTCGGTCCTGAGAGCGAAAGCGATCTGGTGGCGGCCGCCATCGCCTCGCTCGCACCCGGCACTGTGGCATCCGCCTTCGCTCGCACAGAACACCAGGGCGAGCTTCGGCGAGACCTCGCTGTAGCGGCCTCTGGCCGCGGCGACGGGCGCTTGGCACGTTTGCAGTTCATCCAGCCCGACCGGTCCGGCCTGCCGGCATTGGATCGCTACGCGAGCCTGCAGATGCCGGATGGCACGCGCAAGGTGGTGGGCGCGACCGACGCGACCCGCGGCTGCAAGCACCGGTGCCGGCATTGTCCGATTGTGCCTGTCTACGATGGCCAGTTTCGCGTCGTCCCGGTGGACGTCGTGCTCGCCGACGTGCGGGCGCAGGTGGCGCAGGGCGCGGCCCACATCACCTTCGGTGATCCGGACTTCTTCAACGGGCCCGCCCATGCCCGCAAGCTGGTCGAAGCGCTGCACGCCGAGTTTGCCTCGCTCACCTACGACGCCATCATCAAGGTGGAGCACCTGCTGCAGCATCGCGAGTTGTTGCCGCTGCTGGCGCGCACGGGATGCCTGTTCGTGACCAGCGCCGTCGAGTCGGTGGACGACGAGGTGCTGGCGAAGCTCGAGAAGGGCCACACGCGGGCCGACTTCATCGCGGCGGCGGCCCTCTGCCGCGATGCCGGGCTGACCCTGGTGCCGACGTTCGTCGCGTTCACACCCTGGACCACGATCGACGGCTATGTGGATCTGCTGGACCAGGTGGAAGAACTGGATCTGGTCCACAACGTGGCGCCGGTGCAGTGGGGCATCCGGCTGCTGGTCACCGCGCAATCGCGGCTGCTCGAGTTGCCGGATGTGCGCGAACTGATCGGACCGTTCGATCGGGCGTCGCTGACGTTCCCCTGGCGTCATCGCGACCCGCGCGTGGACGCGCTGCAGGCCGGCGTGATGAACCTCATTGGTGTGCAAACCAACCGCCCGCGTCATGAGACCATGGACCGGATTCGACGCTTGCTGGCATCTGCGCACCCGAGCATTCCGGCACCGAAGCACCCAAGCACTCTGCCACGTCCGCGGACCGACATCCCCTACATGAACGAGCCCTGGTACTGTTGAGCGGAACCCAGCGCAGAGCAGGTGGCTCTGTTATGAACGCCGAGGGGCCTCCCTCCCAACCCAGACGTGTCCTGTTGCTGGCGACGACCACCGGCTACCAGACGCGGATGTTCAGCGACGCGGCGGCGGCGCTCGGTGTGGAGATCGTCTACGCCACCGATCGCTGCGATCAACTGGATGACCCGTGGCGCGATGGCGCCATTCCGATTCGCTTTCACGAAGAGTGGCGGTCGGTAGACACCATCCTCAAGGCCCTTGAATCGCGGCCGGTGTCGGGCGTGCTGGTGGTGGGCGACCGCCCCATCGTGCTGGCGGCCTACCTCACGCGGCTGCTGGGACTGCCCGGCCATCCGCCCGACGCCGCGGGCGTGGCCCGCGACAAGCGGCTGCTGCGCGCGCGCCTCAAGAGCGGCGGTTTTCCGGTGCCGGAGTGGTTCGCGGTGTCGTCCGGCCTGGATCCCGCGACCGTGCTGTCTCGCGTCACCTTTCCCGCGGTGGTGAAACCGACGGTGTTATCGGGAAGCCGCGGCGTGATTCGCGCCGACGATGAGCTGAGCTTCGTGACGGCGTTTGACCGGGTGCGACGCCTGCTCGCCTCGAGCGACGTGCGCGAGCTGCGCGATCCCGAAGGCGAGGTGATCCAGGTCGAGTCGTACATCCCTGGCGCCGAATACGCGCTGGAGGGCATCTTGGAGCACGGCGTCTTTCATACGCTGGCGATTTTCGACAAGCCGGATCCCCTCGAGGGCCCGTTCTTCGAGGAATCGGTCTACGTCACGCCGTCGCGGGCCGGCGCCGGCATCGAGCGGCAGATCGAGGATGTCGTGAGGCGCGCCGCCAAGGTCATCGGCTTGCACCACGGTCCGGTCCATGCCGAGTGCCGGGTCAACAGTCGGGGGGTCTACGTGCTCGAAGTGGCGGCGCGGCCGATCGGCGGCCTCTGCGCGCGGGCGCTGCGATTCACGCGGCCCGGCGCGACGGCGATTGGCCTCGGGCAGTTGCTGCTGCGGCACGCCATCGGCGAGCCGATCGGCGACTGGACCCGCGAGCCGGATGCCTCGGCGGTGATGATGATCCCCATCCCGCGCAGCGGTGTCTTCCGCGGCGTGACCGGTGTGGACGAGGCGAAGCAGGTGGCCGGCGTGGATGACGTGCGGGTGACGGCGAAGCCGGACCAGCAATTGCTGGCGCTGCCGGAGGGGGCGAGCTACCTGGGCTTCATCTTCGCCCACGCGGCCACGCCCCAGGCCGCGGAGCAGGCCGTGCGGGCGGCGCACGGCTGCCTGCGCGTGACGATCGACCCGTTGATCGAACTGCTGCCGGGCTAGCCGCGCCCGGCGCGGCTACTTGCTTTGCTGGGGCACGAAGTCGGGCGGAAGCGCCGAGCCGGCGCCGAAGAAGAAATCCTCCATGTGCTTGAGGATCAGCTCCTGTCCCTCTTTCTGCCAGGGCATGAGGCGGTATTCGTTGAGGATCATCTTCTGGCGATCCTCCCAGAGCTTCCAGGCCTGGGCCGACACGTTCTCGTAGATGCGCTGGCCGACTTCTCCGGGCCATGGCACCCTGTCGAGGCCGGGCAGTTCCTTCTGAAACTTCACGCAGAAGACCATGCGGCCGGACTTGTTGCCGGCCTGCTCGTTGGCCGGGCCGGTCGGACCTCCACACATACTCATCGCTCGCGCCTCCGCTCCAATCTTACTCCGGCCCTGCTTCCCGGCTATGATCGGCCCTGTGGATCCCGAGGAACGTCACCGCTGTTGCTGGTACGGCCGGCGCACCGCGGAACTGCCCGAAGACCTGGGTTCGCACACCATCGTTGACGGCGAGCTCGTCTACTGCGCCCACCCCATGTATTGGCCTGTCGTGCGCTATGAGTTCGACCTGCGGAACTGCGAAGACTGCGACGTGTTCAAGGCCCGCCGGATGGAGCGCCCGCCGGCCGCGGAATCTTAGCCCTTCGGCGAGACCGGCGCGAAGAAGTCATCCTGCTTGTAGGTGTGGACGCGCCGGTAGCCCCGCGCCTCGAGGAACCTGATGATGTCGGTCCGCTTCGGTTCTTCTTCGTTGTGTTCGATGGCCATCGCGCCAAACCGGTAGCGGTCGAAGGGGATGCCGCGCAGCGCGTCGAGTTCCGCGCCTTCGATGTCGAGGCTGAGGAAGTGAATGAAGGCGGGAGCCTTCGCCCGCGCGAGCACCTCGGCCAGCGTCACGGTGGTCATCTCCACGGTGGGGGCCTTTGCCGCCTCGTCCTTCCACTTGCCCAGCGTGTCGGCGATGCCGCCCAGCCCCTCATGGGTATGAAACAGCACGGTCTTGCCGGCCTCGTTCGAGACGACTTCCTTGAACATCTGGCACGAGCGTCCCTCCATGGCGGTAGGGAAGGGATCCACACAAATGCCGGTCCACCCGAGATCCTCGAGCGCCCTGGTGTTCGAGCCGATCTGGCCGTGACCGGACCCGACGTCGAGAAACACGCCGTTGACAACGCCGGGGAACATGGCTCCGGCCACCCACTTGTCCTGCCCGATTTCCGAGGGGTACGGCTGGTTGCCGAGCGTCTCCTGAAGGGCGATCGCGAACGCCCGGCTCAGCGGGAGCTGGCAGCACCGCCGATTTTCGGCGAGGTACTTCGTGAATGCCTGGCCCCGCGGGCTGTAAAAGCCGGCGGTCGCAATCAACGGCAGAGCCACCCCCAGCACCAGCGCCAGCTTTGATTTGGACATCATCGGATTGTATTGATCCTCGGCAGTATCTACCCAATATGTAGTGATTTGATGCACGTGGATGGGTTAGACCCTATTTTGTCTCTAATTGTATCGATGTAACTACCTGATAAATAACATCTTATGCGATCTCTGAGTCTGTTGAGCTGGCACGCTATTCGCTAGGAAGGAAGCAGGTATACGCGTCCTCGACCGATGGGAGGTCACAGTGTTTGAGATCCGAAAGGCACGCCGGGGTTTTGCCTCGATGTCACAAGAGAAGCAGCGCGAGATTGCCAGCAAGGGTGGCCGTGCCGCTCACGCCAAGGGCACGGCGCACGAATGGTCGGCCGATGAAGCGCGTCGGGCTGGACGCAAGGGCGGTCAGGCCAGCCGCGGTGGACGGGGCAAGTTGCCGTCGGTCGAGTAGTTCTCCGGAGCGTTTGTAAGAACCACTCCCGGGAAGAGAGCAGTGCTGCGCCAACCTACCCCCTGGCCGGCACTCCTCACTTCCTGCTCTTCACTTTCAACGTTTCGCTTTTCTCGACCTGCACCCGGGCGTCGTTGAAGCACGCGCCGCCCCCTAAATCCGACAGCGAATCCGGCACCAGCGCGTTCGACGTGTAACCGTTCGCCGTGTTGCGGCGCCACAGGCCCTTGGGCATGGCCACGGTGCCCGGCCGCAGCAGGGCCGTGAGGTGCGCCTTGATGCGCACTTCACCGAGCGCGTTCCAGACGCGGAGCGTGTCACCTTCCCCCACGCCGCGCGCCTCCGCATCGTCGGGGTGCATCTCGAGGCGCACGTCGGGCCGCGGCAGCTCGCCGAGCGTGGAGCTGATCGTGCGCTCGCTCGCAGGCGAGATCAGCGCGAGCGGGAATTCCGTCGTGGCGGGGTCCGGTTGGTAGCCATACAGACCCATCGGGGCCTGCCGGTCGAGGATTTGTGGAAAGAGATCGACCCTGCGGTCCGGGGTTTTCGGGAACACGTCAACGAACTGGACCGGGCGGCCGTCGTATGGCGGCCTGGCCGTCCAGTTTTCCCGTAGATCGCTCCCGACCTTCTCCGGCAGGTGGCCGAGCACCGCCAGCATCGATTCGAGATCGTCGTCGGGGTCGCCCGCAACCGACAACTCCAGCCGGCGGGACAGATCGAGGAACACGTCGCTGTTGGGACGCGATTCGCCGACCGCGTCGATCACGGGTTTGCCCAGCTGCAGCGTGATGGGGCCATAGCCGCGCGCGAAATCGTAGTGTTCGAGAAAGGTCGTGGCGGGGAGCACGACATCGGCGTAGATCGCCGTGTCGGTCATCACCTGGTCGAAGACCACGGTGAACAGATCCTCGCGCTCGAGCCCCTGGATCACGCGCCGCTGGTCGGGCAGGGTCGCCACCGGGTTGCAGTTATAGACGAACAGCAGGTTGACCGGCGTGCCTTCCGGTTCGGAGAGAATGCGGCCGACCTTGTTCATGTTGACCGCGCGCGTGGCCGGCTCGGCGTCGGCCAGCCAGGTGCGGTCGATGTCCCACGAGGCGGAGTTGCTCATCGAAAACCCGCCGCCGCGCACGCCGAACTTGCCGGCGACCGAAGGCAGGGCCAGGACCGCCGCGGCCGCGCTGCCGCCGTTGCGGTTGCGTTCGAGTCCCCAACCGCACTTGACCAGCGCCGGGGACGTCTTCGCGTAGCGCTCGGCCAGGCCGCGGAGTTGCGCGGCGTTGATGCCGCTCACGTCGGCCGCGCGTTCGAAGGTCCAGGGACTGGCCTTCTCGCGCAGATCGGCGGCGCCGCTGGTGTGCTGATCGAGGAAAGCCTGGTCGGCGAGGCCTTCTTCGAAGAGATACCGGTGAATGGCCAGCGCCACGGGCAGGTCCGTGCCGGGCCGCACCGCCAGGTGCAGGTCCGCCTGGCGCGCGACGGTGGTCGCGCGCGGATCCAGCACCACCACGTAGGCGCCCTGGTCGCGGGCGTCCTTGAGGAACGGCATCAGGTGGATGCCCGACACGCCGGGGTTCACGCCCCAGATGATGATCAGCTTGGCTGACGGATAGTCTTCGTAGCTGACCGACGCCATCTTGCCGTACAGGCCCAGGTTGGCGGCGCCGGTCGGCGCCGCGCAGACGGTGCGGAGCAGCCGCGAGGTGCCGAGCCGCCGGAACAGGATGGCGTCGGCGTAGTCCTGCGTCAGGAAGCCGTTGGAGCCGCCGTAGCACAGCGGCAGGATCGTCTCGGCGCCGCCGGCCTCGCGGGCGCCGCGCACCTTCGCGGCGATCAAATCCAGGGCATCGTCCCACGTCACGCGCTTGAACTGTCCCGAGCCCTTGGCGCCGCGGCGCACGGCGGGGTAGAGCAGCCGGTCGTCGCCGTAGACGCGCTCGTGGAAGCCCCGGACCTTGGCGCAGATGTAGCCGTTGGTGATGTGGTTGTCTCTCGAGCCGTCGATCTTGGTGATGCGGCCGGCGCGCAGCGTCACGTCAAGCGTGCAGGCGTCCGGACAATCAAGTGGACACGCGGTTTGAACGTTGGATTCCGTCGGAGCCGCGCCGGGTTTCGCCATGCCCTTTAGAATAGGTGAGATGGCTCGCTTGCCCCAAGTGGTGATCATCGGCGGCGGCTTTGCCGGTCTCGCCGCCGCGCGGCAGCTCAAGCAGGTGGACTGCGAAGTGACGATCATCGACCGTCACAACCACCATGTGTTCCAGCCGCTGCTGTACCAGGTGGCCACGGCCGGCCTGTCGCCCGGCGATATCGCGTCGCCGATCCGCTGGATCCTGCGCACGCAGCCGCGCCTCCGCGTGTTGCTGGGCACCGTCGAGCGGATCGACCCTGGCGCCCGCCAGGTCTGGATGGACGGGGGCGACGCCGTGTCGTACGACTATTTGATCGTGGCCGCCGGCGCCACCCATTCCTACTTCGGCCACGACGAGTGGCGCGGTGCGGCGCCCGGCCTCAAGACCCTGGATGACGCACTGGCGATCCGGCGGCGGCTGTTGCTGGCGTTCGAAGAAGCGGAGCGCGAGCACGACGCGGCGCGCCAGCGGTTGCTGCTGACCTTCGTGATCATCGGTGGAGGGCCGACGGGTGTGGAGATGGCCGGCGCCCTGGCGGAAATCGCCAGGCAGGCGCTGCGATCGGAGTTTCACGCCATCGATCCGGCGTCGGCCCGGATCATCCTGATTGAGGCCGGTCCGTCCATTCTCCCGGCGTTTCCGGCGA contains:
- a CDS encoding CUAEP/CCAEP-tail radical SAM protein yields the protein MPVLLISTYDLGHQPFGLASPAAWLRRAGFEVTCVDLSRDKLAADAVADAGLAAFYLPMHTATRLAIPVIARLRALNPALTIAAYGLYAPLNQALLREHGVSIVLGPESESDLVAAAIASLAPGTVASAFARTEHQGELRRDLAVAASGRGDGRLARLQFIQPDRSGLPALDRYASLQMPDGTRKVVGATDATRGCKHRCRHCPIVPVYDGQFRVVPVDVVLADVRAQVAQGAAHITFGDPDFFNGPAHARKLVEALHAEFASLTYDAIIKVEHLLQHRELLPLLARTGCLFVTSAVESVDDEVLAKLEKGHTRADFIAAAALCRDAGLTLVPTFVAFTPWTTIDGYVDLLDQVEELDLVHNVAPVQWGIRLLVTAQSRLLELPDVRELIGPFDRASLTFPWRHRDPRVDALQAGVMNLIGVQTNRPRHETMDRIRRLLASAHPSIPAPKHPSTLPRPRTDIPYMNEPWYC
- a CDS encoding ATP-grasp domain-containing protein codes for the protein MLATTTGYQTRMFSDAAAALGVEIVYATDRCDQLDDPWRDGAIPIRFHEEWRSVDTILKALESRPVSGVLVVGDRPIVLAAYLTRLLGLPGHPPDAAGVARDKRLLRARLKSGGFPVPEWFAVSSGLDPATVLSRVTFPAVVKPTVLSGSRGVIRADDELSFVTAFDRVRRLLASSDVRELRDPEGEVIQVESYIPGAEYALEGILEHGVFHTLAIFDKPDPLEGPFFEESVYVTPSRAGAGIERQIEDVVRRAAKVIGLHHGPVHAECRVNSRGVYVLEVAARPIGGLCARALRFTRPGATAIGLGQLLLRHAIGEPIGDWTREPDASAVMMIPIPRSGVFRGVTGVDEAKQVAGVDDVRVTAKPDQQLLALPEGASYLGFIFAHAATPQAAEQAVRAAHGCLRVTIDPLIELLPG
- a CDS encoding oxidative damage protection protein, with translation MSMCGGPTGPANEQAGNKSGRMVFCVKFQKELPGLDRVPWPGEVGQRIYENVSAQAWKLWEDRQKMILNEYRLMPWQKEGQELILKHMEDFFFGAGSALPPDFVPQQSK
- a CDS encoding FkbM family methyltransferase gives rise to the protein MMSKSKLALVLGVALPLIATAGFYSPRGQAFTKYLAENRRCCQLPLSRAFAIALQETLGNQPYPSEIGQDKWVAGAMFPGVVNGVFLDVGSGHGQIGSNTRALEDLGWTGICVDPFPTAMEGRSCQMFKEVVSNEAGKTVLFHTHEGLGGIADTLGKWKDEAAKAPTVEMTTVTLAEVLARAKAPAFIHFLSLDIEGAELDALRGIPFDRYRFGAMAIEHNEEEPKRTDIIRFLEARGYRRVHTYKQDDFFAPVSPKG
- a CDS encoding KGG domain-containing protein produces the protein MFEIRKARRGFASMSQEKQREIASKGGRAAHAKGTAHEWSADEARRAGRKGGQASRGGRGKLPSVE
- a CDS encoding molybdopterin-dependent oxidoreductase, producing MAKPGAAPTESNVQTACPLDCPDACTLDVTLRAGRITKIDGSRDNHITNGYICAKVRGFHERVYGDDRLLYPAVRRGAKGSGQFKRVTWDDALDLIAAKVRGAREAGGAETILPLCYGGSNGFLTQDYADAILFRRLGTSRLLRTVCAAPTGAANLGLYGKMASVSYEDYPSAKLIIIWGVNPGVSGIHLMPFLKDARDQGAYVVVLDPRATTVARQADLHLAVRPGTDLPVALAIHRYLFEEGLADQAFLDQHTSGAADLREKASPWTFERAADVSGINAAQLRGLAERYAKTSPALVKCGWGLERNRNGGSAAAAVLALPSVAGKFGVRGGGFSMSNSASWDIDRTWLADAEPATRAVNMNKVGRILSEPEGTPVNLLFVYNCNPVATLPDQRRVIQGLEREDLFTVVFDQVMTDTAIYADVVLPATTFLEHYDFARGYGPITLQLGKPVIDAVGESRPNSDVFLDLSRRLELSVAGDPDDDLESMLAVLGHLPEKVGSDLRENWTARPPYDGRPVQFVDVFPKTPDRRVDLFPQILDRQAPMGLYGYQPDPATTEFPLALISPASERTISSTLGELPRPDVRLEMHPDDAEARGVGEGDTLRVWNALGEVRIKAHLTALLRPGTVAMPKGLWRRNTANGYTSNALVPDSLSDLGGGACFNDARVQVEKSETLKVKSRK
- a CDS encoding NAD(P)/FAD-dependent oxidoreductase — translated: MARLPQVVIIGGGFAGLAAARQLKQVDCEVTIIDRHNHHVFQPLLYQVATAGLSPGDIASPIRWILRTQPRLRVLLGTVERIDPGARQVWMDGGDAVSYDYLIVAAGATHSYFGHDEWRGAAPGLKTLDDALAIRRRLLLAFEEAEREHDAARQRLLLTFVIIGGGPTGVEMAGALAEIARQALRSEFHAIDPASARIILIEAGPSILPAFPASLRASARRALVRLGVEVREGTAVTQVEDGAVTMGSARIAAHTILWAAGVAAASIGRDLGPSLDRAGRVNVEPDLSAPGHPGVFVAGDLASFSHQTGKPLPGVAQVAMQQGTQAARNIARLIRGEATRPFRYFDPGNMATIGRANAIADFGFLRASGFMGWMMWLFVHIMFLIGFRNRLSVLLQWATAYLTYQRSVRLITRNDGS